A single Candidatus Pacearchaeota archaeon DNA region contains:
- a CDS encoding UvrB/UvrC motif-containing protein produces the protein MSNWQNKIKKIPETPGIYLFYKGKELVYIGKATSLRNRVKSYLNPKTLRPIEVLMKNVSDVKWKTTDSVLEAVILEANYIKEFKPKYNVKEKDDKSWNFFAITKEEFPKLIAVREHNLKKENYLYTFGPYAEMKTAQILKLLHFLFKVSRCNSSQKKPCFDYHLNNCLGVCTGEISAREYKEKVIKPLVVFLRGKKKRLISSLEKKMREASKKEDFEEAKRLRDQIFSLNKIRDFALLDKSFLISEKKEEKSLRIEGYDISNLGSEAMVGSMVVFNESGPLKSEYKKFKIKSVFGQSDVDCLKEILERRLKHSEWPMPDLILVDGGKPQVNAINNILKNNNLDIDVVGIAKGPERKKNEFFFNKNNKFILNNENLLIRVRDEAHRFAINYQRELKRRSLTS, from the coding sequence ATGTCTAATTGGCAAAACAAAATTAAAAAAATACCAGAAACTCCCGGGATTTATCTTTTTTATAAAGGAAAAGAGCTTGTTTATATTGGCAAAGCTACTTCTTTGAGAAATAGAGTTAAAAGTTATTTAAATCCCAAGACATTACGTCCAATAGAGGTTTTAATGAAGAATGTGAGTGATGTTAAATGGAAAACAACAGATTCAGTTTTGGAGGCTGTTATTCTCGAGGCTAACTACATTAAGGAATTTAAGCCAAAATACAACGTCAAAGAAAAGGATGATAAGAGTTGGAACTTTTTTGCCATAACCAAGGAAGAATTTCCTAAGTTGATTGCAGTCAGAGAACATAATTTAAAAAAAGAAAATTATTTGTATACCTTTGGACCTTACGCCGAAATGAAGACTGCACAGATTTTAAAACTTCTTCACTTTTTATTTAAAGTTTCGAGATGTAATTCTAGTCAAAAAAAACCTTGTTTTGATTATCATTTGAATAATTGTTTGGGAGTTTGCACAGGAGAAATATCTGCTCGTGAATACAAAGAAAAAGTCATTAAACCTTTAGTGGTATTTTTGAGGGGAAAGAAAAAGAGATTAATATCTTCTCTGGAGAAAAAAATGAGAGAAGCCTCAAAAAAAGAAGACTTTGAAGAAGCTAAAAGATTAAGAGATCAGATTTTTTCATTGAATAAAATAAGGGATTTTGCCTTGCTTGATAAGAGTTTTTTGATTAGTGAAAAAAAGGAAGAAAAATCTTTAAGAATCGAAGGCTATGATATTTCTAATTTAGGGAGCGAAGCAATGGTTGGAAGCATGGTCGTTTTTAATGAGTCCGGACCATTGAAGAGCGAATACAAGAAATTCAAGATAAAAAGCGTTTTCGGACAAAGCGATGTGGATTGTTTAAAAGAAATTTTAGAAAGGAGGTTAAAACATTCTGAATGGCCGATGCCAGATTTAATTTTAGTTGATGGAGGAAAACCTCAAGTCAATGCAATTAATAATATTTTAAAGAATAATAATTTAGATATTGATGTGGTTGGCATTGCCAAAGGGCCGGAAAGGAAAAAGAACGAATTCTTTTTTAATAAAAATAATAAATTTATTTTAAATAACGAAAATCTTTTAATTAGAGTAAGAGATGAGGCTCATCGATTTGCTATTAACTATCAAAGAGAACTGAAAAGACGTAGCTTGACTTCTTGA
- a CDS encoding U32 family peptidase, producing the protein MEKQIKEIELLAPAKNLNTGIAAINAGADAVYIGAPKFGARAAASNSLEEIEKLIDYAHQFRVKVYITLNTILFDNELKEANDLIWSLYNLKVDGIIIQDMGILEMDLPPVTLIASTQTDNYSLERIKFLEDIGFKRIILARELSLEQIKEIRDNTNLELESFVHGALCVSFSGRCYLSSYLSGRSANRGECIQACRLPYTLVDGENNVIAKNKPLLCLKDFNLSNNLEELIDAGITSFKIEGRLKDEDYVSNVVAYYNKKLNSIKKIKRTSTGIVSLGFEPDLEKTFHRTYTIYFLKGRQKDILSSSPKSIGKLLGRVKDVLNDYFILENDVEINNGDGLCYFDKFGNLIGSNVNVVLGNKIFLNDMSGIIKGLDIYRNTDTKFLKSIKAERKIPLSFSFKENSKGFSLVVKDDDGNQGIGEIKINKQEAEKKEKAIENVINQLGKLGETIYTIKEINIKWKKPYFIPISQINEMRREAIDNLSFERKKNYKIEEFKIKDNNIQFITKKLSYEWNVSNKLAEKFYKKHGVVDIEPAFEIKKRDKVMTTKHCLKNYFGFCPKDHKIIKEPLYLINEKGQKFLLKFNCISCQMEVIVVEK; encoded by the coding sequence ATGGAAAAACAAATTAAAGAAATAGAGCTTTTGGCTCCGGCCAAGAATCTAAATACGGGAATAGCTGCTATTAATGCTGGTGCTGATGCAGTATATATCGGAGCTCCTAAGTTTGGAGCTCGTGCAGCTGCTTCTAATTCTTTAGAGGAAATAGAAAAATTAATAGATTACGCTCATCAATTTAGAGTTAAGGTTTATATTACTTTAAACACTATTTTGTTTGATAATGAATTAAAGGAAGCTAATGATTTAATTTGGAGTCTTTATAATCTAAAAGTTGATGGAATAATAATTCAAGACATGGGAATATTGGAGATGGATTTGCCTCCAGTTACTTTAATTGCTAGCACGCAAACCGATAATTATTCTTTAGAGAGGATAAAGTTTTTAGAAGATATTGGATTTAAAAGAATAATTTTAGCTAGAGAGCTTTCTTTAGAACAGATTAAAGAAATAAGAGATAACACTAATTTAGAATTAGAATCGTTTGTTCATGGAGCTCTTTGTGTGAGCTTTTCTGGCCGATGTTATTTAAGTTCATATTTAAGCGGAAGAAGCGCTAATCGAGGCGAATGCATCCAGGCTTGTCGTTTACCGTATACCTTAGTTGATGGAGAAAACAATGTTATTGCTAAAAATAAACCCCTCCTTTGTTTAAAGGATTTTAATCTTTCTAATAATCTTGAAGAATTGATAGATGCTGGTATTACTTCATTTAAAATAGAAGGAAGACTTAAAGACGAAGATTATGTTTCTAATGTTGTGGCTTATTACAATAAGAAACTGAATAGTATTAAGAAGATAAAAAGAACCTCTACTGGTATTGTTTCCTTGGGATTTGAACCTGACTTAGAAAAGACATTTCATCGAACCTATACAATATATTTTTTAAAAGGAAGACAAAAAGACATCCTTTCTTCTTCTCCTAAATCAATTGGAAAATTATTGGGAAGGGTAAAAGATGTTTTGAATGATTACTTTATTTTAGAGAATGATGTTGAGATAAACAACGGAGACGGACTTTGCTATTTTGATAAATTCGGTAATCTTATCGGGAGCAACGTGAATGTTGTTTTGGGAAATAAGATATTTTTAAATGATATGTCGGGGATTATTAAAGGACTTGATATATATCGTAATACTGATACAAAGTTTTTAAAAAGCATAAAAGCAGAAAGAAAAATACCTTTATCTTTTTCATTTAAAGAAAATAGCAAAGGATTCTCTCTAGTTGTTAAGGATGATGATGGTAATCAAGGAATTGGTGAAATTAAGATTAATAAACAAGAAGCAGAAAAGAAAGAGAAAGCCATAGAGAACGTAATCAATCAATTAGGAAAATTAGGAGAAACCATTTATACAATTAAAGAAATTAATATTAAATGGAAAAAACCATATTTTATTCCAATATCACAAATTAATGAAATGAGAAGAGAGGCCATAGATAATCTTTCTTTTGAAAGAAAAAAGAATTACAAGATAGAAGAATTTAAAATTAAAGATAATAATATTCAATTTATAACAAAAAAACTTTCTTATGAATGGAACGTTTCCAACAAATTAGCCGAAAAGTTTTATAAAAAACATGGAGTAGTTGATATTGAACCGGCTTTTGAAATTAAAAAAAGAGACAAGGTAATGACCACTAAGCATTGTTTAAAGAACTATTTCGGTTTTTGTCCTAAAGACCACAAGATAATCAAAGAACCTCTTTATTTAATCAATGAAAAGGGTCAAAAGTTCCTCCTTAAGTTTAATTGTATTAGTTGCCAGATGGAAGTTATTGTTGTTGAAAAATAA
- a CDS encoding HlyD family efflux transporter periplasmic adaptor subunit, with the protein MKYKFKPNFKSKKTWIIIAVIALVLIIAFSFLFSEKKASKYETVKVVRGELVQTVDATGKVESANDLSLHFDGVGIVENVKVKEGDTVRAGQWLANLSLSQLNAAVAQAQASLDQKLAGATNEQINVAQKQVESAQLALNKAEETLNDTKVLTDKNLAAKYSYALNVLDDTYIKMYNAYTVVDGIKDNYFESNDQEGLTVRNNEEYQIKRPKDETKTYIDTAKTTGKTEDIDGAILNAKTSLSKILIGLTVIRSVCDESTYQNRVTSTEKLSLDTQKSYISTAQTTISSLENEISILKTQNENSLNSAQAAVDTAKAALELQQANYDSLVAKPRDIDIAYYQAVLNQAIASRNKAIIYAPIEGVITKVNKKKGELISSSETMIELLSPHYEIQVDIPETDVVKLKTGNDTTITLDALGSDIKFTGSILSIDPASTDIQDVVYYKVKVGISDENAELFKSGMTADVLIKTDSRDNVLYIPYRAVLSRSDSDEKYVRVLINGKIEEKNVQLGLRADNGMVEILSGLSEDEEIVLKIGK; encoded by the coding sequence ATGAAATATAAATTTAAACCCAATTTTAAATCAAAAAAAACATGGATTATAATAGCAGTAATAGCTCTGGTTTTGATTATTGCTTTTTCCTTTCTGTTTAGCGAAAAAAAGGCTTCAAAATATGAAACAGTTAAGGTGGTAAGAGGAGAATTAGTTCAAACAGTTGATGCTACGGGAAAGGTAGAATCAGCCAACGATTTATCTCTTCATTTTGATGGAGTGGGAATAGTTGAGAATGTTAAAGTAAAAGAAGGTGATACTGTAAGGGCTGGGCAGTGGTTGGCTAATTTATCTTTATCTCAATTAAATGCTGCTGTCGCTCAGGCTCAAGCTTCTTTAGATCAGAAATTGGCAGGAGCAACTAATGAACAGATAAATGTAGCTCAAAAGCAAGTTGAATCGGCACAGCTTGCTTTAAATAAAGCAGAAGAGACATTAAATGATACTAAGGTTTTAACTGATAAGAATTTAGCTGCTAAATATTCATATGCTTTGAACGTTTTAGATGATACCTATATTAAAATGTATAATGCTTATACAGTCGTTGACGGAATAAAGGATAACTATTTTGAGAGTAATGATCAAGAAGGTCTAACTGTAAGAAACAATGAAGAATATCAAATAAAGAGACCTAAAGATGAAACTAAAACATATATTGATACTGCTAAGACTACTGGAAAAACAGAAGATATTGATGGAGCAATTTTGAATGCTAAAACGTCTTTAAGTAAGATACTTATTGGTTTAACTGTAATTAGGAGTGTTTGTGATGAATCGACTTATCAAAATAGGGTTACTTCAACTGAAAAATTATCTCTTGATACTCAGAAGTCCTATATTAGTACAGCCCAAACAACAATTTCTTCTTTAGAGAATGAAATTTCTATTTTAAAAACTCAAAATGAAAATAGCTTGAATTCGGCCCAGGCTGCCGTTGATACTGCTAAAGCTGCTCTTGAGTTACAACAAGCTAATTATGATTCTTTGGTAGCCAAACCAAGAGATATTGATATTGCGTATTATCAGGCTGTTTTAAATCAGGCTATTGCTAGTAGGAATAAAGCCATAATTTATGCTCCAATTGAGGGGGTAATAACTAAAGTTAATAAGAAAAAAGGGGAATTGATTTCTTCATCTGAAACAATGATAGAACTTCTTTCTCCTCATTATGAAATTCAAGTTGATATTCCCGAAACAGATGTTGTTAAGTTAAAAACAGGAAATGATACCACCATTACTTTAGATGCATTAGGTAGCGATATTAAGTTTACAGGAAGCATTTTATCAATTGACCCTGCTTCAACAGACATTCAAGATGTTGTTTATTATAAAGTAAAGGTTGGTATTAGTGATGAAAATGCTGAACTATTCAAATCAGGAATGACTGCAGATGTTTTAATTAAAACAGATAGCAGGGATAATGTATTATACATTCCTTATAGAGCTGTATTATCAAGAAGTGATAGTGATGAAAAATATGTAAGAGTTTTAATTAATGGAAAGATTGAAGAAAAAAATGTTCAATTAGGATTAAGGGCTGATAATGGCATGGTAGAAATTTTATCAGGATTATCTGAAGATGAAGAAATAGTATTAAAAATTGGAAAATAA
- a CDS encoding ABC transporter ATP-binding protein, whose product MLISVKNLQKDFINDDVVTSVLKGVTFDIEKGEFVSIMGPSGSGKSTLMHILSFLDKATGGTYNFETRDVSKLNDDELAEMRSKKVGFIFQSFNLLNRSSVLENVMLPLVYTDTLNDERVKRAKDLLEKVGLSHRLNYSPNKLSGGEKQRVAIARALINSPEVIFADEPTGNLDSKSGAQVMKILQDLNDQGHTIILVTHEKATAEHAERIIRIKDGVILDDSKVLQRLRAGGEVLNK is encoded by the coding sequence ATGTTAATCAGTGTTAAGAATTTACAAAAGGATTTTATTAACGACGATGTCGTTACTTCGGTTTTGAAAGGAGTAACTTTTGACATAGAAAAAGGTGAATTTGTCTCTATAATGGGACCATCTGGTTCTGGAAAATCAACCTTAATGCATATTTTAAGTTTTTTAGACAAAGCAACTGGAGGAACCTATAATTTTGAAACTAGAGATGTTAGCAAGTTAAATGATGATGAATTAGCTGAAATGAGAAGTAAAAAAGTTGGTTTTATATTCCAATCTTTCAATCTTTTAAATAGATCTTCTGTTTTAGAGAATGTAATGCTTCCCTTGGTATATACTGATACATTAAATGACGAAAGAGTTAAGAGAGCTAAAGATTTATTAGAGAAAGTTGGGTTAAGCCATAGACTCAATTATTCTCCTAATAAGCTTTCTGGAGGAGAAAAGCAAAGAGTCGCCATAGCTAGAGCTTTAATTAATTCTCCAGAAGTTATTTTTGCTGACGAGCCTACGGGGAATCTTGATTCTAAATCAGGAGCTCAGGTTATGAAAATTCTTCAAGACTTAAATGATCAGGGTCATACTATTATTTTGGTTACTCACGAAAAAGCAACGGCTGAGCATGCCGAAAGAATAATTCGTATAAAAGATGGAGTTATTCTTGATGATTCAAAGGTTCTTCAAAGGTTAAGAGCCGGGGGAGAGGTGCTTAATAAATAA
- a CDS encoding ABC transporter permease, with amino-acid sequence MNILESIKNSWHMIVRNKVRSFLTMLGIVIGITAVMIVLSVGESVQGLILNEVKSIGSNLVGVLPGYSDENSPPSSVFGVVITSLKYGDGEAILKGNYPHIESLAMYVSGSDIVTVEDNKVSTTFYGTTASYLDVQNSSIEEGRFFTEEEEVANARVLVLGNQIAKDLFGDQDPIGKKIKIKKANFTVIGILKKKGGSLIQNEDGNLFVPISTAQNILLGINHISFMRAKIDKTENIDGAIEYIKDVLRDRHNIIDLKEDDFTVRSTTQALETISLITNALRFFLVAIAAISLIVGGFGIMNIMLATVQERTKEIGLRKAIGAKNTDITRQFLIEAMAITFISGIIGIVIGSLILILISVIINALNYHWDLIISPISIILGCIVSIGIGLIFGIAPARKASLLNPIEALRYE; translated from the coding sequence ATGAACATTCTTGAGTCAATAAAAAATTCTTGGCACATGATAGTTCGCAACAAAGTGCGATCCTTTTTGACTATGCTTGGAATTGTTATAGGAATTACCGCAGTAATGATAGTTTTATCTGTCGGAGAAAGTGTTCAAGGACTAATTTTAAACGAAGTAAAAAGCATTGGTTCAAATTTAGTTGGAGTTTTGCCTGGCTATTCAGATGAAAACAGTCCGCCATCTTCTGTTTTTGGAGTTGTTATAACTTCATTAAAGTATGGAGATGGGGAAGCGATATTAAAAGGTAACTATCCACATATAGAATCTTTAGCAATGTATGTTTCAGGAAGCGACATAGTAACAGTAGAAGATAATAAGGTGAGTACTACTTTTTATGGAACGACAGCAAGTTATCTAGATGTTCAGAATTCTTCAATAGAGGAAGGAAGATTCTTCACTGAAGAAGAAGAGGTTGCTAATGCTAGGGTATTAGTTTTAGGTAATCAGATTGCAAAAGACTTATTTGGTGATCAAGATCCAATTGGAAAGAAGATAAAAATTAAAAAAGCTAACTTTACAGTTATAGGTATTTTAAAAAAGAAAGGAGGAAGTTTAATTCAAAATGAAGACGGCAATTTATTTGTTCCAATATCAACAGCTCAAAATATTCTTTTAGGAATTAATCATATTAGTTTCATGAGGGCAAAAATTGATAAAACTGAAAATATAGATGGAGCGATAGAATATATTAAGGATGTTTTGCGTGATAGACACAATATAATTGATTTAAAAGAAGATGATTTTACTGTTAGATCAACAACCCAAGCTTTAGAGACTATTTCTCTTATTACTAATGCTTTAAGATTTTTCTTAGTTGCTATTGCTGCTATTTCTTTAATTGTCGGTGGTTTTGGAATTATGAATATTATGTTAGCCACGGTTCAGGAAAGAACCAAAGAAATTGGTTTAAGAAAAGCAATTGGAGCAAAAAATACTGACATTACAAGGCAATTTTTAATTGAAGCAATGGCAATTACTTTTATTAGTGGAATAATAGGAATAGTAATAGGTTCTCTTATTTTAATTTTAATATCTGTAATTATTAATGCTTTGAATTATCATTGGGATTTAATAATTTCTCCTATTTCAATAATTTTAGGATGTATTGTTTCAATTGGAATCGGTTTAATATTTGGAATTGCTCCAGCTAGAAAAGCCAGTCTTTTAAATCCTATAGAGGCATTAAGATATGAATAA
- a CDS encoding ABC transporter permease, giving the protein MNKIFIQIKSAFSSLMRQRSRTTLTIIAVAIGIASLITMIAAGNGLKAMVLKELEAYGSDMINIEVRVPGKGATGSSTSFATGTTITTFKNSDAEKIGKVDNVELLYTYITGQEIIKYQGEAKSTMIFGYGANAPLIEKIPIDVGRFYSVDEEESISSVIVLGSKIKDDLFGDDDAIDKTVYVRGKPFKVVGVLKERGATFGMNMDSIVYIPTLTMQKKLLGTDYIIGLSVKVNDVNKINETKDELTILMRELHNINSPDEDDFEVMTMADAQTMVGTVLSAITMLLAVIAAVSLVVGGVGITNIMYVSVIERTFEVGLRRAVGAKKNDILWQFLLEASILTFLGGLLGVIIGMGVSFLIYYVAVSFGLDWTYAVSPFSIILSLLFSAIIGMFFGVYPAQKAANMDPINALRQE; this is encoded by the coding sequence ATGAATAAAATATTTATTCAAATTAAATCAGCTTTCTCTAGTCTGATGCGTCAAAGATCAAGAACGACTTTAACTATAATCGCGGTTGCTATTGGTATAGCTTCTTTGATTACTATGATTGCCGCTGGCAATGGTCTTAAGGCTATGGTTTTAAAAGAACTAGAAGCATATGGCTCAGATATGATAAATATTGAGGTGAGGGTGCCGGGAAAAGGAGCGACAGGAAGTTCTACTAGTTTTGCGACAGGGACAACGATTACTACTTTTAAAAATAGCGACGCTGAAAAAATAGGAAAAGTTGATAATGTAGAACTTCTGTATACCTACATTACCGGACAAGAAATTATTAAATATCAAGGAGAAGCTAAAAGCACAATGATTTTTGGCTATGGAGCCAATGCGCCACTAATTGAAAAAATACCAATTGATGTTGGAAGATTTTATAGTGTAGACGAAGAAGAGTCTATATCTTCAGTTATCGTTTTGGGGAGTAAAATTAAAGATGATCTTTTTGGAGATGATGACGCAATAGACAAAACGGTTTACGTAAGAGGTAAGCCATTTAAAGTGGTCGGAGTTCTAAAAGAAAGAGGAGCTACTTTTGGTATGAATATGGACTCTATTGTTTATATTCCTACTTTAACGATGCAGAAAAAACTTCTAGGGACAGATTATATTATTGGTTTATCAGTTAAAGTTAATGATGTTAATAAAATTAATGAAACTAAAGATGAATTAACCATTTTAATGAGAGAATTACATAATATTAATAGTCCAGATGAGGACGATTTTGAAGTTATGACTATGGCTGATGCTCAAACTATGGTAGGAACAGTTTTATCGGCTATTACGATGCTTTTAGCAGTTATAGCAGCAGTATCTTTAGTGGTGGGAGGGGTTGGTATTACAAATATTATGTATGTTTCAGTTATTGAAAGAACTTTTGAAGTTGGATTAAGAAGGGCGGTAGGAGCAAAGAAAAATGATATTCTTTGGCAGTTTTTATTAGAGGCCTCGATATTAACATTCTTAGGAGGATTACTGGGGGTAATTATTGGAATGGGGGTTTCATTTTTAATTTATTACGTTGCTGTATCTTTTGGATTAGATTGGACCTATGCGGTTTCTCCTTTTTCAATTATTTTATCTTTATTGTTTTCGGCCATAATTGGAATGTTTTTTGGAGTTTATCCGGCTCAAAAGGCTGCCAATATGGATCCGATTAATGCTTTGAGACAAGAGTAA
- a CDS encoding sulfite exporter TauE/SafE family protein: MSPYIHLNTKQILRQLPNILNLGYNQNMIEQFLTAILMGILINIDICPLMANLAAITYISKNSKKKSIIMHGLFYSLGRILSYTIIALLVYFGLSSFHFSFLTKYGEIIAGIILIISGITMFILANKDDENEKEIKNIPSRGYFGSFSLGAILSLAFCPHSAALFFGILIPLTIKSAVGLLLPPFFAIGASLPIIILSFFLSYNTEKIDIVFNKMEKVEKPLRYTTALIFLITGIIFIFN, from the coding sequence ATGTCTCCATACATACATCTTAATACAAAACAAATATTAAGACAACTTCCTAATATTTTAAACTTAGGATATAATCAAAACATGATTGAACAATTTTTAACCGCTATCTTAATGGGAATATTAATAAACATAGATATTTGCCCTTTAATGGCTAATTTAGCGGCTATTACCTATATTTCTAAAAACTCGAAAAAGAAAAGCATAATCATGCACGGATTATTTTATTCCTTAGGAAGAATTTTAAGTTATACTATAATAGCGCTTCTTGTTTATTTCGGATTGTCTTCTTTTCATTTTTCTTTCTTGACCAAATACGGAGAAATAATTGCTGGAATAATTTTAATTATTTCTGGAATAACAATGTTTATTTTGGCTAATAAAGATGATGAAAATGAAAAGGAAATAAAAAATATCCCTTCTCGGGGTTATTTTGGTTCTTTTTCTTTGGGAGCGATATTATCTTTGGCTTTTTGCCCACATAGCGCTGCCCTCTTTTTTGGAATATTGATTCCACTAACGATAAAATCTGCTGTTGGATTACTTCTCCCTCCCTTTTTTGCTATCGGAGCTAGTCTTCCAATTATCATACTCTCTTTCTTTTTAAGTTATAATACTGAAAAGATAGATATTGTTTTTAATAAAATGGAAAAAGTAGAAAAACCATTAAGATACACTACGGCTTTAATATTTTTAATAACTGGAATAATATTTATTTTCAATTAA
- a CDS encoding 8-oxo-dGTP diphosphatase, with the protein METLLRPKILTLCLVKKNEMILLGMKKRGFGEGRWNGFGGKVEEGETIIEAAIREMKEESGLKVEELEEKGILLFKFLDTGKFLEVHVFDVLKYSGEMTETEEMNPKWFNVEEIPFEKMWADDIYWMPLFLNGDKFNGEFVFEDNDKLLNYNLKTI; encoded by the coding sequence ATGGAGACATTATTAAGGCCTAAAATATTAACACTTTGTCTTGTTAAAAAGAATGAAATGATTCTTTTGGGAATGAAGAAACGAGGATTTGGTGAGGGTAGATGGAATGGATTTGGCGGAAAGGTAGAAGAAGGAGAAACCATTATCGAAGCTGCAATAAGAGAAATGAAGGAAGAGTCTGGGCTAAAAGTAGAAGAATTGGAAGAAAAAGGAATACTTCTTTTTAAATTTTTAGATACGGGAAAATTTCTAGAGGTTCACGTTTTTGATGTTTTAAAATATAGTGGAGAAATGACAGAAACAGAAGAGATGAATCCTAAATGGTTTAATGTGGAAGAAATTCCTTTTGAAAAAATGTGGGCTGATGATATTTATTGGATGCCATTATTTTTGAATGGAGATAAATTTAATGGAGAGTTTGTTTTTGAAGATAATGATAAATTATTAAATTATAATCTTAAAACAATATGA
- a CDS encoding GerMN domain-containing protein codes for MITKNKQSIIGVIILLIIGACFLVEYFLINKEKVINNQGIEISNIMEGKIVKSPLFIEGVATGGKWGGFEGQVGRVELVEPDGTILGTAPLITTSDYTKFPTNFEANLSFVSSKTEEASLVFYNENPSGLPERSETFSISIKLSQEKTKVTLYFGKQGESDDCKSLFPVEREIIKTEGIARATIEELLKGLTQEEKEAGYFTTINEGVKINSLIITDGTAKIDFDETLEKGVGGSCRVLAIREQIKQTLMQFSSVKKVIISIDGRTEDILQP; via the coding sequence ATGATAACAAAAAACAAGCAATCAATCATTGGAGTAATAATACTCTTAATAATCGGAGCGTGTTTTTTGGTAGAGTACTTTTTAATAAATAAAGAAAAAGTTATTAATAATCAAGGGATAGAAATAAGTAATATTATGGAGGGAAAGATTGTTAAGTCGCCTCTATTTATTGAAGGAGTTGCTACTGGAGGAAAATGGGGAGGTTTTGAAGGTCAGGTGGGAAGAGTTGAATTAGTTGAACCAGATGGAACAATATTGGGCACCGCTCCTTTAATTACTACTTCTGATTATACTAAATTTCCTACTAACTTTGAGGCAAATTTAAGTTTTGTTTCTTCTAAGACAGAAGAGGCATCCCTTGTCTTTTATAATGAAAATCCAAGCGGATTACCAGAAAGGTCTGAAACGTTTTCTATTTCAATTAAACTTTCTCAAGAAAAAACTAAAGTTACCTTATATTTTGGAAAACAAGGAGAAAGCGATGATTGTAAAAGTTTGTTTCCAGTAGAAAGAGAAATTATTAAAACAGAGGGAATTGCTAGGGCAACCATAGAGGAATTATTAAAGGGACTGACTCAAGAAGAGAAAGAAGCGGGATATTTTACTACTATCAACGAAGGAGTGAAAATTAATAGCCTAATAATTACTGATGGAACAGCGAAAATAGACTTTGATGAAACATTAGAAAAAGGAGTTGGAGGCTCATGTCGAGTACTAGCAATTAGAGAACAAATCAAACAAACTTTGATGCAGTTTTCTTCAGTTAAAAAAGTAATAATTAGTATAGACGGAAGAACAGAAGATATTCTTCAGCCATAA
- a CDS encoding DUF378 domain-containing protein, whose protein sequence is MKKLNTIGLIALTLVIIGGLNWGLVGFFSFNLVTALFGSASMLSSIVYDLVGLSAIYLIFAYFMGKE, encoded by the coding sequence ATGAAAAAACTAAACACTATAGGTTTAATTGCTCTAACACTAGTAATTATTGGAGGATTAAACTGGGGCTTGGTTGGTTTCTTTAGTTTTAATTTAGTTACAGCATTATTCGGAAGCGCATCTATGCTATCTAGTATAGTGTATGATTTAGTCGGATTATCAGCAATATATCTAATCTTTGCTTACTTTATGGGTAAAGAGTAA
- a CDS encoding PspC domain-containing protein → MTNTKKLYRSNTNSIIFGVCGGLGEYFEVDPLIFRILFILLTFTGGSGIIIYLILAIMIPDSEGKINKNMGEVVSGTQEKTQQLAEEIKKNRNWIVNIKNIIGLIIIFVGLDILFEQIFDFNPFSIVNWGIVWALIIILIGLRIIFNRKE, encoded by the coding sequence ATGACCAATACAAAAAAACTTTATCGTTCAAATACTAATAGTATTATTTTTGGAGTTTGTGGGGGTCTAGGCGAATATTTTGAAGTAGATCCTTTAATTTTTAGAATATTATTCATTCTTTTAACTTTTACGGGGGGTTCAGGAATCATCATTTATTTAATTTTAGCCATAATGATTCCTGATAGTGAAGGAAAAATCAATAAGAACATGGGAGAGGTAGTCAGCGGAACGCAGGAGAAGACTCAACAGCTTGCCGAAGAAATTAAAAAAAATAGAAATTGGATTGTGAATATTAAAAATATTATAGGGTTGATTATTATTTTCGTAGGATTAGACATTCTTTTTGAGCAGATTTTTGATTTTAATCCATTCTCAATTGTTAATTGGGGAATTGTTTGGGCGTTAATTATAATTTTGATTGGGTTAAGAATTATTTTTAATAGGAAAGAATAA